A stretch of the Arthrobacter sp. PAMC 25486 genome encodes the following:
- a CDS encoding EthD family reductase, producing MPKRITYLQARTDKNLDVFRAHWSTTHADIARELPGVSAYRQNHVLESSLEPKIDRPYLVDGIVELWFADEGVVQAGFASEVADKLIIDEPEFLSGLTGGPVTAGSAQTRWPYKLWLLARWNLAAEPDPCAVERWTRQQFEQYDGALGWGVNVLVPGAELLRRSALLSEAQIPEVAVAIGFSEEVLAREAVRGVELHLDSAPEALTTIHVYLAEELVII from the coding sequence GTGCCCAAAAGGATTACCTATCTTCAGGCTCGTACGGACAAAAACCTGGATGTATTCCGGGCGCATTGGTCAACCACGCATGCGGACATCGCCCGTGAACTTCCTGGAGTGTCAGCTTACCGGCAGAACCACGTGCTGGAGTCCAGTCTCGAGCCGAAAATCGATAGGCCGTACCTTGTGGACGGCATTGTTGAGTTATGGTTTGCCGACGAAGGAGTAGTGCAGGCCGGGTTTGCTTCTGAGGTTGCCGACAAGTTAATTATTGACGAACCGGAATTCCTCAGTGGGCTGACAGGCGGGCCGGTAACAGCGGGTTCTGCACAGACACGCTGGCCGTATAAGTTGTGGCTGCTGGCTCGCTGGAATTTGGCGGCGGAGCCCGACCCCTGCGCGGTGGAGCGTTGGACGAGGCAACAATTTGAACAGTACGACGGCGCCCTTGGCTGGGGTGTGAATGTCCTAGTTCCGGGGGCAGAACTATTGCGTCGGTCAGCGCTGCTCAGCGAGGCCCAGATTCCGGAGGTTGCTGTTGCTATCGGCTTTTCTGAGGAGGTACTGGCGCGGGAGGCGGTCCGAGGCGTTGAGCTGCATCTGGACAGTGCGCCAGAGGCCCTGACAACGATTCACGTGTACCTTGCTGAGGAACTTGTCATCATCTAG
- a CDS encoding DMT family transporter — MTRVGMVIRFCMLGLAWGSSFLMMKLAVGGLSPGQVVLGRLGLGALTLCLLLVLTRRAWPRHPKLWLHLAVTAGIGCVLPFLLFAWAAERIPSGLSSVLNSGTPLATAVVTAVALRQEKVTLRKASGIVIGAVGILVVLSPWRFYSAGAIDLWGQLACLGAVLCFGIVFSYTKKYVSAYGADPIGVPAVQMLLAALMMLVLAPFIATGPVSITVPVIIGMLLLGIVSTGLAYVWNFQIIAQWGATAASTVAYITPLVGVALGALVLREEISWNQIIGAGVVIGGIVLGQSGSGALQQTLVMKKEAAK, encoded by the coding sequence ATGACCCGAGTTGGAATGGTGATTCGTTTTTGCATGCTCGGGCTAGCCTGGGGCTCCAGCTTCCTGATGATGAAGCTTGCGGTGGGAGGACTTTCGCCCGGGCAGGTCGTGTTGGGGAGGCTTGGCTTGGGTGCGCTGACGCTTTGCCTGCTCTTAGTCCTGACTCGGCGTGCATGGCCTCGGCACCCCAAACTCTGGCTGCATCTGGCGGTAACCGCTGGAATCGGCTGTGTTCTGCCGTTTCTGCTATTTGCGTGGGCGGCTGAACGTATCCCCAGCGGACTCTCCAGCGTTCTCAATTCAGGCACGCCGCTGGCCACGGCAGTGGTTACGGCTGTGGCGCTGCGCCAGGAAAAGGTGACTCTACGGAAGGCCAGCGGCATCGTGATTGGCGCCGTGGGGATCCTTGTAGTGCTCTCACCATGGCGCTTTTATTCAGCCGGCGCCATCGATCTCTGGGGACAGTTGGCGTGTCTAGGTGCCGTGCTCTGCTTCGGCATTGTCTTTTCGTACACGAAGAAATACGTGTCTGCTTACGGGGCCGATCCCATTGGCGTTCCTGCCGTGCAGATGCTTCTAGCGGCGCTGATGATGCTGGTTCTTGCTCCGTTCATTGCCACGGGGCCAGTTTCGATAACGGTACCGGTGATTATTGGCATGCTGCTGCTTGGCATAGTCAGTACTGGCCTCGCTTATGTCTGGAACTTCCAGATCATTGCACAGTGGGGTGCCACCGCGGCTTCGACAGTCGCCTATATTACGCCTCTGGTGGGTGTAGCGCTGGGCGCGCTGGTGCTCCGGGAGGAAATCAGTTGGAACCAGATCATTGGTGCCGGCGTGGTTATCGGCGGGATTGTTCTGGGACAGTCAGGTTCTGGGGCGCTTCAGCAAACCCTTGTCATGAAGAAAGAGGCTGCCAAGTGA
- a CDS encoding nuclear transport factor 2 family protein — protein MIGPEDFDDIRNLKADYFRHLDAKRWSNLRSLFHADATFGGFPFDSGNADEFVSGVSEHLQGVESVHQGFMPRLAPMGYDCIHGIWSMHDYLIWPGDSRAYRGATIPGLYGIRGYGFYEEEYRPLNGVWRIATMRLVRTRIDLLVGEPVHRPMQDLIAPDPDWIPGA, from the coding sequence GTGATTGGACCGGAAGATTTTGACGACATCAGGAACCTGAAGGCCGACTATTTCAGGCACCTGGATGCCAAACGCTGGTCGAATCTGAGATCTCTGTTCCATGCCGATGCCACGTTCGGTGGTTTTCCCTTTGACAGCGGCAATGCTGATGAATTCGTCAGTGGTGTCTCGGAGCATCTTCAAGGTGTCGAATCAGTTCACCAAGGGTTTATGCCCCGGCTGGCGCCCATGGGCTATGACTGCATCCACGGGATCTGGTCGATGCATGACTATTTGATCTGGCCAGGCGACAGCCGGGCATATCGGGGCGCCACGATCCCTGGACTCTATGGAATCCGCGGCTATGGCTTCTATGAGGAGGAATACCGGCCGCTTAACGGGGTTTGGCGCATTGCGACCATGCGGCTTGTCAGGACAAGGATCGATCTGCTGGTGGGTGAACCGGTGCACCGCCCAATGCAGGACCTGATTGCACCGGACCCCGACTGGATACCCGGGGCCTAG
- a CDS encoding MBL fold metallo-hydrolase, which translates to MRNSSVTITGTAQREAWQRRILPPAEEVSAGIDSVPVVFPGNPMRYTLSYVLHDGDECVVVDPGFDSDEGHRQLLSALAHLDIGPNEITGIVATHFHSDHLGMAARLARDSGAWIALGKNERRNISVFEDAHEESALDRARMLAWGVPEARAAEAAMSPQGLLDLRRLPDPDRRLGDADILSVAGRNWRVMETPGHTPGHICLWDHDGELVLTGDHILPRISPNVSLEIRGDTDPLRNNIESLRRISGNDRYEACPAHEYRFQGVGGRARQLEVHIEERSREVLDVLSAGASTVHEVARQLTWSRGWESLGGLQFRLALSETAAHIRYLATSDIHAGVPGLTPGR; encoded by the coding sequence ATGCGGAATAGCTCCGTCACGATCACAGGAACGGCCCAGCGGGAAGCCTGGCAACGCCGCATTCTCCCTCCGGCGGAGGAGGTCTCCGCCGGCATTGACAGCGTGCCGGTGGTATTTCCTGGAAATCCGATGCGCTACACACTGAGCTACGTGCTGCACGACGGCGACGAATGTGTGGTGGTCGATCCCGGATTCGATAGCGACGAAGGACATCGCCAGCTCCTGTCGGCCCTGGCACACCTGGATATTGGGCCCAACGAAATCACCGGCATTGTCGCCACGCATTTTCACTCCGACCATCTGGGCATGGCGGCCCGGCTGGCCAGGGACTCGGGTGCATGGATCGCACTGGGGAAAAACGAGCGCAGGAACATCTCCGTGTTCGAGGACGCCCATGAAGAGTCAGCACTTGACCGTGCGCGGATGCTGGCCTGGGGCGTGCCGGAAGCGCGAGCGGCCGAAGCCGCCATGAGCCCTCAGGGACTTCTGGATTTGCGCAGGCTGCCGGACCCCGACCGGAGACTGGGCGACGCTGACATCCTCTCCGTCGCTGGGCGCAACTGGCGCGTCATGGAGACGCCAGGGCACACTCCAGGGCATATCTGCCTGTGGGATCACGACGGTGAACTGGTGCTCACGGGGGACCACATTCTTCCACGCATTTCCCCCAACGTTTCCCTCGAAATCCGCGGGGATACCGATCCTCTTAGGAACAACATCGAGTCCCTGCGGCGGATCAGTGGCAACGACCGGTACGAGGCCTGCCCCGCCCACGAATACAGGTTCCAGGGCGTTGGCGGCCGGGCAAGGCAGCTCGAAGTGCACATTGAAGAACGTTCACGCGAGGTATTGGATGTCCTGAGCGCCGGTGCCTCCACAGTGCATGAGGTCGCCCGTCAGCTCACGTGGTCACGGGGATGGGAATCATTGGGCGGGCTTCAGTTCCGTCTCGCGCTGAGCGAGACGGCTGCCCACATCCGGTATCTGGCCACATCTGACATCCATGCCGGCGTCCCGGGGCTGACCCCGGGACGTTAG
- a CDS encoding SDR family NAD(P)-dependent oxidoreductase, whose translation MTTTPLTVLVTGAGGGMCRGINARLAGSGHTIVCVDLNAQASEAAAQTIRDDGGKAYSFAADVAEESAVENLRAEVTSTVGPVHALVNAAGILDRKFLADSNAESFRRALDVNLVGPFNLIKAFSPGMIEAGWGRIVNIASIAGTTGYPYPSYASSKAGLTNLTRSLLEDFWGTGITINSICPGVVNTPMVIQEVRDQVRRRVPTQNIIEPAEIGAMIAYLLTDEARNVNGAELLIDGGATQLFSLFNNHAE comes from the coding sequence ATGACTACAACTCCCCTCACCGTCCTGGTCACTGGAGCGGGCGGTGGCATGTGCCGCGGTATCAACGCACGCCTCGCCGGCTCCGGGCACACCATCGTGTGCGTGGATCTGAATGCTCAGGCCAGCGAAGCGGCTGCCCAAACCATTCGAGACGACGGCGGCAAAGCCTATTCCTTCGCCGCCGACGTCGCTGAAGAGTCCGCCGTCGAGAATCTGAGGGCCGAGGTCACCTCGACGGTGGGGCCGGTGCATGCACTGGTCAACGCGGCAGGGATCCTTGACCGCAAGTTTCTCGCCGACAGCAACGCGGAGTCCTTTCGCCGCGCCTTGGACGTCAACCTCGTGGGACCGTTCAACCTCATCAAGGCCTTTTCTCCGGGCATGATCGAAGCTGGTTGGGGACGGATCGTCAACATCGCCTCGATCGCCGGGACCACCGGCTATCCCTACCCCAGCTATGCATCGTCCAAGGCTGGCCTCACCAACTTGACCCGATCCCTTCTGGAAGACTTTTGGGGCACCGGAATCACCATCAACTCAATCTGCCCCGGCGTAGTCAACACCCCAATGGTGATCCAGGAAGTCCGTGACCAAGTTCGGCGCCGCGTGCCCACACAAAACATCATCGAGCCAGCGGAGATCGGCGCCATGATCGCCTATCTGTTGACCGATGAAGCACGCAACGTCAACGGCGCCGAACTTTTGATCGACGGCGGCGCCACGCAACTCTTCTCACTGTTCAACAATCATGCGGAATAG
- a CDS encoding alkene reductase, translating into MKSGSQLFNGIDIGGQQLMNRIVLPPLTRSRATDDGMPTPLMEEYYRQRAGAGLVISEGTVITPQASAYARVPGLYSAEQVAAWRPVVRAAHHEGAVVYAQLWHVGRQSHSSVQPDALPPLAPSPVRITGYQYRSATGRIPYETPRELTVAEIAGIVEAYGTAARNAISAGFDGIELHAANGYLIDQFLNDGSNHRTDNYGGSIANRTRFLHEVIQEIARHLPMERIGVRLSPSSDWMDAHDSDKLTLYSTVIRQLNGLNLAYLHLVEPEIAGSTTVDRPADSIPTEKLAALFDGVVIVTGGHDQASAERLLADGTADLVGFGRLFIANPDLPHRFRTQAPLEPLRLSGIYGGGPEGYTDYPSLATSNT; encoded by the coding sequence TTGAAATCAGGGAGTCAATTGTTCAACGGCATCGACATCGGCGGGCAGCAGCTTATGAATCGCATCGTCCTGCCTCCGTTGACCCGAAGCCGTGCAACAGATGACGGCATGCCCACGCCTCTGATGGAGGAGTACTACCGGCAACGTGCCGGTGCCGGGCTGGTGATCAGCGAAGGAACGGTCATCACGCCCCAAGCCTCGGCCTACGCGCGGGTTCCTGGGCTCTACTCGGCCGAACAAGTGGCGGCTTGGCGTCCCGTGGTCAGGGCAGCCCATCATGAGGGTGCTGTCGTGTACGCCCAGCTGTGGCATGTAGGCCGCCAATCTCATTCCAGTGTCCAGCCGGACGCTCTTCCCCCGCTGGCCCCATCACCGGTCCGAATTACCGGTTACCAGTACCGCAGCGCCACGGGAAGAATTCCGTACGAGACTCCGCGCGAACTAACGGTGGCGGAGATCGCCGGGATCGTCGAGGCCTATGGGACGGCTGCACGGAACGCTATCAGCGCAGGATTCGACGGCATCGAACTGCATGCCGCCAATGGTTATCTGATCGACCAGTTTCTGAACGACGGGTCCAACCATAGAACCGACAACTACGGCGGCTCCATCGCAAACAGGACACGGTTCCTTCACGAGGTCATTCAGGAGATCGCACGGCACCTCCCGATGGAGCGCATCGGGGTCCGACTTTCACCGTCATCGGACTGGATGGACGCCCACGATTCAGACAAACTCACACTCTATTCCACCGTCATCCGCCAACTCAATGGCCTCAACCTCGCCTATCTGCACCTCGTGGAGCCGGAGATCGCCGGCTCCACGACGGTGGATCGCCCTGCCGACTCGATCCCCACCGAGAAACTCGCAGCATTGTTTGATGGCGTCGTCATTGTCACTGGTGGACATGACCAAGCATCCGCAGAGCGGCTCCTGGCCGACGGAACAGCGGATCTGGTGGGGTTCGGCAGGTTGTTCATCGCCAACCCCGATCTTCCGCATCGGTTCCGCACACAGGCACCGCTGGAGCCCTTGCGCCTATCAGGAATCTACGGCGGCGGTCCGGAAGGTTACACAGACTACCCTTCTCTGGCTACCAGCAATACCTAA
- a CDS encoding TetR/AcrR family transcriptional regulator, with the protein MANEMLKRCDGMTVRPERNTAQNIREGAAKLFFERGYDATTLRQVASSAGLKVGSLYNHIDSKEHLLQQIMGGIIDDLLERVQDAVAAAKGGDSVDLLQAALAEHITFHAERAQEVFIGNAELRSLPQDARELVIKKRTDYELFLEKLVAEAGNDDLADIIDAKIHVYSFVAQATHIAGWFKQGGRYSLNDIVRIYTRLALRELKVVDADERVGPIGGRL; encoded by the coding sequence ATGGCGAATGAAATGTTGAAAAGGTGTGATGGTATGACTGTGCGGCCTGAACGAAACACGGCTCAGAATATTAGGGAAGGCGCCGCAAAGCTCTTCTTCGAGCGGGGGTATGACGCCACAACGCTGAGGCAGGTGGCCTCTTCTGCCGGGTTGAAAGTTGGCAGTCTCTACAACCACATCGACAGCAAGGAGCATCTTCTTCAACAAATCATGGGGGGCATCATTGATGACCTTCTTGAGCGCGTCCAGGACGCTGTTGCTGCCGCCAAGGGAGGGGACAGCGTAGACCTGCTCCAGGCGGCCCTTGCCGAGCACATCACCTTCCATGCCGAGCGGGCACAAGAGGTCTTCATTGGCAATGCTGAGCTGCGGTCGCTGCCACAAGACGCGCGTGAGCTGGTTATTAAGAAGCGGACAGACTATGAACTGTTCCTGGAAAAGTTGGTAGCCGAAGCTGGTAACGACGACCTCGCGGACATCATTGACGCCAAGATTCACGTGTACAGCTTCGTGGCCCAAGCGACTCATATTGCCGGCTGGTTCAAGCAGGGTGGCCGGTATTCGCTTAACGACATCGTCCGGATCTACACGCGGTTGGCTCTTCGGGAGCTGAAAGTTGTCGACGCAGATGAACGCGTGGGACCGATTGGCGGCCGGCTCTAA
- a CDS encoding MFS transporter, producing the protein MSELTKPVQQLPSKQGEAPSFDPKTARTAVVSGTFGTALEWFDFAVYGTLSATLFPQLFFPSFDENTAILASFATFGAGMVARPFGGVVFGALGDKIGRRNILMFTLVLMGAASVLIGLLPTYAMVGILAPTLLVVLRFLQGFALGGEATGVQVLVVEHAPTARRGLYGGILATGSPLAQTFASLTLTGLALFLSDEAFASWGWRIPFLMGVLLLIVGVFIRRRVEETPAFKENQKKAAESAIPQERALSVIAKKPGTVIKLVLSWAASAGLFWISVTYAVNYLTKELGYDNSITFGLMLIANIVSIPAALFGGKLSDRIGRKKTFLLGLTLQGIAAASMFPIMNSMNYPASVAIIATALCGIQIAAGTQAAFFSESLPTSMRYTGSALGMTLAGLIFGAPIPFIAAWIFQNTDNGTLALTAIALGLVLISVIATLTLPERFKQSLHEEQ; encoded by the coding sequence GTGTCAGAATTGACGAAGCCTGTTCAACAGCTTCCATCCAAGCAGGGTGAAGCCCCATCCTTTGATCCAAAGACGGCTCGAACGGCCGTAGTGAGCGGAACTTTTGGCACGGCCTTGGAGTGGTTTGATTTCGCCGTCTATGGCACACTCTCGGCAACTCTTTTTCCGCAACTTTTCTTTCCCAGTTTTGACGAAAACACGGCCATTCTTGCCTCATTTGCCACCTTCGGGGCCGGCATGGTCGCCCGCCCCTTCGGCGGGGTCGTGTTCGGTGCGCTCGGCGATAAGATCGGGCGCCGCAATATTCTGATGTTCACCCTCGTACTTATGGGCGCAGCTTCAGTCTTGATTGGCCTCCTTCCCACTTACGCCATGGTGGGGATCCTTGCACCAACGCTCCTAGTTGTTCTGCGTTTCCTTCAAGGATTTGCCCTTGGCGGCGAAGCAACCGGCGTCCAGGTCTTGGTTGTCGAACATGCACCTACAGCCCGCAGAGGTTTGTATGGAGGAATTCTTGCCACGGGGTCACCTCTCGCTCAAACTTTCGCTTCATTAACGCTCACCGGCCTGGCGTTATTCCTCTCAGATGAAGCATTTGCCTCATGGGGATGGCGCATTCCTTTCCTGATGGGTGTTTTGCTACTCATCGTGGGTGTTTTCATCCGTCGCCGGGTCGAAGAAACCCCCGCATTCAAGGAGAACCAGAAAAAGGCTGCCGAATCAGCGATCCCGCAGGAACGTGCACTGTCAGTGATCGCGAAAAAGCCCGGAACTGTTATCAAGCTGGTCTTGTCTTGGGCAGCGTCAGCAGGCCTATTCTGGATCAGCGTGACGTATGCCGTAAATTACCTAACGAAGGAGCTCGGATACGACAACTCCATCACCTTCGGACTCATGCTCATCGCCAACATCGTCTCCATTCCGGCAGCGCTATTTGGTGGGAAGCTGAGTGACCGGATCGGCCGCAAGAAGACATTCTTGCTTGGATTAACCTTGCAGGGCATCGCGGCCGCTTCCATGTTCCCGATTATGAACTCGATGAACTACCCGGCCAGTGTTGCGATCATCGCGACTGCGCTGTGTGGCATTCAGATCGCAGCAGGAACTCAGGCCGCCTTCTTCTCGGAATCACTTCCGACCAGCATGCGTTACACCGGATCGGCCCTCGGCATGACGCTGGCGGGCTTGATCTTTGGTGCACCCATCCCATTCATCGCTGCATGGATTTTCCAGAACACAGACAACGGAACACTGGCCCTGACAGCTATCGCCCTGGGGCTCGTCTTGATCTCCGTTATCGCGACTTTGACACTACCCGAGCGCTTTAAACAGTCACTTCACGAAGAGCAGTAA
- a CDS encoding class I adenylate-forming enzyme family protein: MRTIGEWIRLNHRRYPTREAVVDGASRLTFGELAESAWGLGRGLRDAGIQAGDSVGVLAGNSVFNAEAFFAVAAAGGTYVAYNWRWAPAELAVGIKETGAKIILVEDRMVPNAEEALEILGRTEDELPRLVVQGAGVEAMRTGSGPLDDITTLDSPLCIIYTGGSTGTPKGVVISHRAAAANAFNEMYDCGVGSRREERGLIVTPLFHSAALLCWLVPHFIAGATSVIAEKFSDEIVVDLVGRERITNTFLIPNMMRRLMETGVFADPAIQTHLKAVHTGAGLLRMPDKQQFTDLLPGAGLYYRYGLTEAGPMVTRLRPEDMLDPAVDGSIGTEYLLAEAQLQNPSGELVAPGELGEICVRGPSLMTGYYGRPEATADAFRGGWLHTGDLAVQDDRGYYFFRDRLKEMIKTGGENVYSAEIEQTLYMHPAILEAVVMGVPDLKWDEEVRAVVVLRNGTNASSEDLSTFLRGHLAGYKIPKKIVFMGADQLPRSAAGKLVKSQLKSSLGWGA; this comes from the coding sequence GTGCGAACGATTGGTGAGTGGATCAGACTCAACCACCGACGCTATCCGACGCGTGAGGCCGTTGTTGACGGCGCCAGCCGACTGACCTTTGGGGAGCTTGCGGAAAGCGCATGGGGCCTGGGACGTGGTCTGCGCGATGCAGGCATCCAGGCAGGGGACAGTGTTGGTGTTCTGGCAGGTAACTCTGTCTTCAACGCGGAAGCCTTCTTTGCCGTCGCAGCCGCTGGAGGCACGTATGTGGCCTATAACTGGCGGTGGGCGCCCGCAGAGCTTGCCGTGGGCATCAAAGAGACCGGGGCCAAGATCATCCTCGTCGAAGACCGAATGGTTCCCAATGCCGAAGAGGCGTTGGAGATCCTTGGCCGGACTGAGGATGAGCTGCCGCGGCTGGTGGTGCAAGGCGCAGGCGTCGAAGCCATGCGCACCGGCTCGGGCCCATTGGACGACATCACCACCCTCGACAGCCCGCTCTGCATCATCTACACCGGTGGGAGCACGGGAACGCCGAAGGGTGTTGTCATCTCGCACCGTGCAGCCGCAGCCAATGCTTTCAATGAAATGTATGACTGTGGAGTGGGCAGCCGGCGCGAGGAGCGCGGCCTGATCGTTACCCCATTGTTCCACTCGGCTGCCTTGCTGTGCTGGCTGGTCCCGCACTTCATCGCGGGTGCCACCAGCGTCATCGCCGAAAAGTTTAGTGATGAAATTGTGGTGGACCTTGTGGGACGGGAACGGATCACCAATACCTTCCTCATTCCGAACATGATGCGCCGGCTCATGGAGACCGGCGTCTTCGCGGATCCGGCCATCCAGACCCACCTCAAGGCCGTCCATACCGGGGCGGGCTTGTTGCGAATGCCGGACAAGCAGCAATTTACCGACCTGTTGCCCGGAGCCGGGTTGTACTACAGGTACGGTCTCACCGAAGCTGGTCCCATGGTCACCAGGCTCAGGCCTGAGGACATGCTGGATCCAGCTGTGGACGGATCCATCGGGACCGAGTACCTGCTGGCAGAAGCTCAGCTGCAGAACCCGTCCGGCGAGCTGGTCGCCCCCGGCGAGCTCGGCGAGATCTGTGTCAGGGGGCCTTCATTGATGACTGGCTATTACGGCCGACCTGAGGCTACGGCTGATGCGTTCCGCGGCGGTTGGCTGCATACCGGAGACCTTGCAGTGCAAGATGACCGTGGCTACTACTTCTTCCGCGACCGGCTCAAGGAAATGATCAAGACCGGAGGCGAAAACGTCTATTCGGCGGAAATTGAACAAACGCTCTACATGCACCCGGCCATCCTCGAGGCCGTGGTTATGGGGGTCCCGGACCTGAAGTGGGACGAAGAGGTACGTGCCGTCGTCGTCCTACGAAACGGAACCAACGCAAGCTCCGAGGACCTCTCAACATTCTTGCGGGGCCACCTGGCCGGATACAAAATACCCAAGAAGATCGTTTTCATGGGAGCCGACCAGCTGCCGCGGTCCGCGGCCGGAAAGCTCGTCAAGTCACAGCTCAAATCAAGTCTAGGGTGGGGCGCATGA